In the Salvia splendens isolate huo1 chromosome 16, SspV2, whole genome shotgun sequence genome, aattgaattaaactCTCAATGATATTTTGAAACAAATTAATGTTTAATAAGTAATTTGATGACAATGTCATAGTTTGGTtgccatttataataaaaatgattcaaaaattgaattaaatcctcaaatgatattttgaaaCAAATTAAGGTTTAATAACACTAATATGATACCAATGTCATAGTTTGATAAGCATTTATGAAACTAATCCACTTTTAACCACATATTACAATACTAATGATGTGAGTCTTATTTGGTGTTGCATTTGAATATATCTCTTGGTTTGATGGTGAGATGAGTCCGTTTGGCGTTTGCTACTTTGCTAGGATAGATAACTCCTCTATCCTTATCCTGGAGTTATATGATCAAAACTGTATTCTTATCATATTTTACCTTATCTCGTCTTCCTTAATGGTAACTGATTCTTTCTTAACATCCAGCCAGAGAGTTTGAGTACTCTGAGGAGGCGTGTCGCTGACTTACTAATGCAGCATCATCGTTCTATTGAAACGAGTAATCATGCTACACAAACTGTGTCACCTTCGATCAGTAGCAGTTCACTGGAGGTTAAAAAACCATTGTTTCTTTGTACCTTTTTGTTTGAAGTTGATTGTGAAACTTAAATGATTTCATTACTATCATGAGCTTATCATAAAGTTTTTTATAACAGCAGTAAAAATAGAAACAGGCTGCAATAGATATGTAGATAATAAGTTGTTAAATGTTAATTTGTAATACATCTAACTTTTGAAGTACacttttactaattattttTCTGTTGCAGATTGCTCCATGTTACCCTGCTACCCCTTCCAGCTCAGTCGAATTAAACAGTGAGTTATCTTATAGGTCAAAAACATTGAGGAAACTGCTCAAAGTTTTGAACCGTGTCTGGATCCTGGAGGAGCAGCATGCCTCCAACGTGTCTCTTATCAAGGAGTTGAAGAAAGAGTTGGATCGTGCTCGTTTTCAAGCAAAGGAGTTGTCGAGAGAGCAGCAGCGTGGACCGATTGAACGTCTTACTGGAGGTATACTACTTAAAACGAACAAGGCTAAAGTTAAGTCCACACGAGATGAACTTGAGCAAGAGAGGAAGATTAGGAACCACTTGGCTCAGGAGGTTTATGAGGTGAAACGCTCTGTGGCTAGAATTTCCAAGGAACTGGAGAAAGAAAGGACGTCGCGTGGTTTCTTGGAAGAGCTTTGCGATGAGTTGGCATGGGGAGTGAGGGATTGTGAAAAGGAGTTTCATGATCAGAGGCAGGAATCTGATGCATATTTGGGTGAGAGAGGCGATCATGATCAGTTGATTCTTCGTATAGCTCAAGCGTGGCTTGATGAACGGATGCAGGTGAAGCAGCAACATCGGAAAACTTCAGTGGAATCAATGCCTAGTGCTCGTCTAGAAGAAGATGATGGTGATGGATCCTCGAGTAGTCAGTCTACCTGTTTTGAGGTGGAAAAAACAAGCAAACGCAGCTTGAAACCGCAGGGACAGAAACTCCTAGAAAACCATTTTGAGAAAATGTTGAGGATAGAAGAGTTTAAGGAAAAAACCAAGTCCTCTGATAGGACAAGAGCCTCGACTCCATCGAGGTTACAGGCAAAATTTGAGGAACATATGGCTCAAGCAATGTTAAATAGTACAAGTAAGCTGATTAATGAAGATCATGTAATGGCTTCTTCGTTGAGGAGGAGTTCCCAGTGTCTAGTACGCGGATGGACTGAGAAACTGCCGGCACAGGCATCAGAGACGCCATTGAAGCTTCTCTCCGAGTTGAAGGAGCTCGCTCTCTGAAGCAAGATCAGGGGGGTCAAAAGTCACGCTCACGCCAAGAAGCTCCGATCTACCGTTCAAGAGATGAATATTATATTGTTCCTGAAAGTAGTTAAAATTTCTGATTACTCAAATTACTGATATTTTGGCAGTGAAGAAGTATTACTTTCTAAAAGATTGAGACCTTCTTGATATTTTAAATGTTTATTTATAATGGAAATGGATCATGAATTCATCAATCTAATGCAGTATTAGTTTAATCTATTAGTATTAAGAGTATGATGAATTGTAAGGTACTGATACTATACCAAATCTGAATATCGAAGCCACAGATGTCCAAGGAGTAGTAGCCTCCATCGTCTGATCATGATATCGGGAAGACAAACGAGGCTTCTCTTTCCTTCGGGTTCCCTTCTATAATCGAAAGAGTTTTTCCATCCAAATCCACCACAGCTGTGCATAGGGTGTGAAGCAATGGACCTAAAATACCAAAAAGGTACTACAATTTATGCtttctaaattttttaaacTTGAATTCTTGCTTATCCATACCTGTCATGTAGATAGGATACTTTTCATCGTTGTTGTTGTCTCCGAGAAGTGACATAAAGTCGCTTCTTGATGCCGTTGGCAGCACAGTGGCTCTCTTTTGTCTGCTCAGTGAATTCTCATCTTGTTCCTTCACAATCAAAAGTCGAAAAAAGTTAGAAAAAATAGTCTTGTGAAGAAAATTGTGTTTGTATGCAACCTGCCTGCTGCACTCTAAGGTGAAGGTACATGTTGGCATGGAAGAATGGCACTGCTCCTACTTCATGAAACGAGCAGCGATTTCTTGATGCTGTTTCTACGTTCATAATCCTTCGTGTGTTGACATCGATCAGATTGTAGCTATGCCCTACAGAAGCTTCTGATGAACAAATCCTCTGAAAGCCACACAACTCATTCAATCAGAATGATGAATCTTGAACATTTGCATTATATAAAGCTTTACTTACTGCAACGGCATCATCTATGTTTTGAGCTTCGAGCAAGTCCCTAGATACGAAGTTCCTTCCAACCCCTCCAGCTGCAATCTCATGCCTCATAGGGGGAACTGAATTCAGCGTAAACGCCTACAACTATGAATCCTTAGCAAACAGAACACTgcatttttcttttagttgaaACTAAGATTGCATTTCTGTCAAGTTCTCTGCATTTTGCTTATAATAAATACCAGTCCATGACTGTTGAACCCGAAGGCACAGCTCGGGAGCTCGCCTGCATACGTATAAGCAGTGAAGGATACTCCATTTCTCAGACTCCCCTTAATCAAGTAACTGCAGCAAGATTGACAAAAAAGGTGAGTTTCATCACTCAACTCAAATCAACATTTCACAATCACATCCATATTCAAATTGCATACGTATGTCCAACCAGCGCCACGTTTGCATCCTCGTTGTGGGCTGCCACAGCCACGGACTCACCAACAACGAGGATGTCGCTGCAGTCATCATTCGTGTCATCCGCCTTAGGGATAAACGGGAGTATCTCTTTCCGGAAATTCACCAGCATTATCTGTTAACACACCACATGAAGTTCCATTATCCATTAGCATtccatcaagattcaagaaaggcataataaattaaacacacaTATACCTCGAGGAACGAGGAACCGCTGCCTTGAGCAGTTCCTCGGAGCTCGTCCCAGTAGACGGGGTATGTGTTCATGTTGGTTTGAGAGAGGGATGTGAGGAGTGGAATGGACTGTGGAGATTGAGCAAATGGGAGCATCTGCTTCTGCAGAATTAGATCATTTTGAAGCCTGCTTTTGATCATGGTGGAGAATCTTTGGCCTATAAGAAATCCCATCTCGAATCCATCTTTGCAGGGACCAACATCAAAGATTTCCAGCCTTTTGCTTTCCATTTAGATTTGGCTACTCAACCAGTTTTCTTTTCTATGGCAGGGTGTttgtttctcttctttcttaaTTCTTACTACCTTATCCTTCGCAGTAAAGTCGTGGTTTGTCCAACCTTTAGTCGTGTTGGAGGAatcatttttttagaatttaattcatatttaaaaCTCTTTTCAAAGAATCCTACTAACACGACATTAGTTGCTTACATCCATTGATTTTCtgccctctctctctcatacaCGCACCTAATTATATTGTTTTAATGATAGATTAAaggggagtatattttttaaggAGATGATCATTTTTAAGGGACGCCTAAAATATTAAAACAAGTCTATTTTTTTGAgaatggatggagtataatattaatTTGAGCTGATTTCAGTTTTTTTGTTTGCATTGTTTGGTTAATTTaacaaatattaattatttttttataaaatgaacatattaatttataaataatttatactacATATTTAAAGTAtgcctcctccgcctccgccaccgccaccaTATCACCATCCTCTCCCGGCTTCTTTGAGCTCATCATGCTCGTGCGTGCACATGAGACCGATATGTTTGTATAGATTGATCGAGTTGTTAACAACATGTCATCTCAACTACCAGTTCAATCGTTCTCTTTACGTTTCTGCATCAGTATGCGTAAATtgttaaataaattatataagtACCACGCTTTGAACGCCTATAGGAGGGAAGGAAGAACATGAAAAACAAACGTTAGGATAAAAAATTCAAACCTAGATCATAAAACGTGATATGCATGGAtttgataatatcaaattagAATGTTGCTGGCGAGAGGGGAGATTAAttataaaaggaagaaaaaaaatctagATGTATATGAAGATAATTATAGATGAAATTGTAGAATTGTATAACTGTTATATATTTTCACAATGAGAGTATACAACATATATAGGCTAAGGTACATGCTACGTATGGTAAGATTTCATTCAAATCAAATCTCTTAATTGATAGCCTAAATATCTTCTCCAATCTCTTCCTGATTTTGTGTCATCTTTATTTTGTAGAATATTCCCTTCAatctccaacactccccctcaagttaagtgacgggattcccaaaacttaacttgcccaagACTTCTTGAAAATTCTTCACTGATACAGCTTTGGTCAGGATGTCAGCTAGTTGGTCTTCGGATTTCACATATGGGATTTCCACTATCTTTTCTTCCAAGTTCTCTTTTATGAAATGTCTGTCAATCTCGACATGTTTGGTTCTATCGTGCTGAACTGGGTTTTCTGAAATACTGATTGCCGCCTTATTGTCGTAGAGTAGCTTGCACGTCTTCGGTGATTCAAGGTTTAACTCCTTCATTAATCTCCTTAGCCAAAGGATTTCGGTGAGCCCACTTTTAATGCCTCGGAATTCAGCTTCTGCACTCGACAGTGCcaccaccttttgcttcttgcttctccaagtgactaaATTGCCACCCACAAAAGTGAAGTATCCTCCTGTTGATCGTCTATCcattgggttccctgcccagtctGCATCCGTATATCCATGAATGTCGAGATGTCCATTTTTTCGGAACAGTAACCCGTGCCCGGCGGTTCCCTTCAGATATCGCACTACTCGTAGTGCTGCCTCCCAATGTTCCTCCTGTGGattatgcataaactgactaagcACCCCAACTGCGTATGCAATATCAGGTCGAGTGTGTGACATGTAGATGAGCTTTCCCACTAGTCTCTGGTATCTCCCCCGATCAGTCGACGCTGCTCCTTTGATTATTTGAAGTCCGTGATTCTGCACCATGGGAGTATCTGCCGGCTTGCACTCGAGCATTCCTATTTCTGTCAAGAGGTCAAGGACATACTTGCGTTGACTGATAAAGATTCCTTTTCCAGATCTCAGCACCTCGATCCCAAGAAAGTATTTGAGATCTCCTAgatttttcatctcaaattcggTAGCCAAATGCCCCTTGAGGTCCTTTATTTCCTCAGCGTCATCTCCTGTaatgatcatatcatccacGTAAATTATCAGACAAGTGATTTTTTCTCCTCTCCGTTTGATGAACAGTGTGTG is a window encoding:
- the LOC121770255 gene encoding uncharacterized protein At5g41620-like encodes the protein MESEEGRKENAEIKWEKLWRVGKKKGGNSTPAASFWRANANHLHHNVGVLSSRKLAAALWEFHQYKPPLDSLRRRPPPPTSSQLPESLSTLRRRVADLLMQHHRSIETSNHATQTVSPSISSSSLEIAPCYPATPSSSVELNSELSYRSKTLRKLLKVLNRVWILEEQHASNVSLIKELKKELDRARFQAKELSREQQRGPIERLTGGILLKTNKAKVKSTRDELEQERKIRNHLAQEVYEVKRSVARISKELEKERTSRGFLEELCDELAWGVRDCEKEFHDQRQESDAYLGERGDHDQLILRIAQAWLDERMQVKQQHRKTSVESMPSARLEEDDGDGSSSSQSTCFEVEKTSKRSLKPQGQKLLENHFEKMLRIEEFKEKTKSSDRTRASTPSRLQAKFEEHMAQAMLNSTSKLINEDHVMASSLRRSSQCLVRGWTEKLPAQASETPLKLLSELKELAL
- the LOC121769873 gene encoding uncharacterized protein LOC121769873 isoform X1 codes for the protein MESKRLEIFDVGPCKDGFEMGFLIGQRFSTMIKSRLQNDLILQKQMLPFAQSPQSIPLLTSLSQTNMNTYPVYWDELRGTAQGSGSSFLEIMLVNFRKEILPFIPKADDTNDDCSDILVVGESVAVAAHNEDANVALVGHTYLIKGSLRNGVSFTAYTYAGELPSCAFGFNSHGLAFTLNSVPPMRHEIAAGGVGRNFVSRDLLEAQNIDDAVARICSSEASVGHSYNLIDVNTRRIMNVETASRNRCSFHEVGAVPFFHANMYLHLRVQQEQDENSLSRQKRATVLPTASRSDFMSLLGDNNNDEKYPIYMTGPLLHTLCTAVVDLDGKTLSIIEGNPKEREASFVFPIS
- the LOC121769873 gene encoding uncharacterized protein LOC121769873 isoform X2, whose translation is MESKRLEIFDVGPCKDGFEMGFLIGQRFSTMIKSRLQNDLILQKQMLPFAQSPQSIPLLTSLSQTNMNTYPVYWDELRGTAQGSGSSFLEIMLVNFRKEILPFIPKADDTNDDCSDILVVGESVAVAAHNEDANVALVGHTYLIKGSLRNGVSFTAYTYAGELPSCAFGFNSHGLAFTLNSVPPMRHEIAAGGVGRNFVSRDLLEAQNIDDAVARICSSEASVGHSYNLIDVNTRRIMNVETASRNRCSFHEVGAVPFFHANMYLHLRVQQAGTR